In Acinetobacter sp. WCHAc010034, a genomic segment contains:
- the yccS gene encoding YccS family putative transporter, with the protein MNSWLARLKQATYNTTFMYNVRMIIAFAGTAFAPYFLGQQMYTIPLTLGVVAAGLSDIDDRFSVRIMNLIYTYIGFFATAVSIYLLFPYPMLFAIGLIVSCIGWILLGSLGRRYATISYGCLVISVYSMLGVHLFDNWYMQASLLVIGAAWYGLLSTVSFLLFPVRQVQDKLAQCYSSLGDFLFAKSNLFDVDMTAKSYQQSMIELSLENGKLIAIFNDMKTALLTRLKGDRGQRDTRRSLQYYFVAQDIHERADSSHIDYQKLAKIFEHSDILFRFQRILSIQGKACKDLSSSIMQRKPYHHSKRFKHAFENLRLSLEKLRAEQQYDQVWVNSLFSLYQNLKAIDSQLRNVETERHMNFDKAKHIEHQLKDDDLKGWDDIVIRVKQHLTPESVLFRHAVRVSLVLFIGYIFVQVTNIQYGYWILLTALFVSQPNFNATKRRLYLRIVGTLIGIILGYAVLYFIPSIEGQLLLLILSGVLFFELRSKQYAQATAFITILALINFNLDGMGFAAAMPRMIDTLIGCALAWFGVSFIFPDWKFRRLPRTIKRSLQAQCSYLSEVVEQYKNGRNNGLNYRVVRRAAHNTDADVASLISTLATEPDFDPAQKAQAFEFLCLNHTFISYIAALGAHRGKIQDQEVLTLLDKALDDIQGALLRDEVPDLTAQNMLQTIRQRLSQNNDEDQKALIILQQLSLMFSILQQLSRLKQNLSHDHDQHATELASL; encoded by the coding sequence TTGAACTCTTGGCTCGCGCGCCTGAAGCAGGCGACTTACAACACGACATTCATGTACAACGTCCGCATGATTATTGCGTTTGCGGGGACGGCTTTCGCGCCGTACTTTCTGGGCCAGCAGATGTACACCATTCCCTTGACGCTGGGCGTTGTGGCGGCCGGCTTAAGCGATATTGACGACCGCTTTTCCGTGCGCATCATGAACCTGATTTACACCTACATCGGTTTTTTCGCCACGGCGGTTTCCATTTACCTGCTGTTTCCTTACCCGATGCTGTTCGCGATTGGCCTGATTGTGTCCTGCATCGGCTGGATTCTGCTCGGCTCACTGGGGCGGCGCTACGCTACAATTTCCTACGGCTGCCTGGTGATTTCCGTGTATTCGATGCTGGGCGTGCACTTATTTGACAACTGGTACATGCAGGCCAGCCTGCTGGTGATTGGCGCGGCGTGGTACGGCCTGCTGTCCACCGTCAGCTTCCTGCTGTTTCCTGTGCGCCAAGTGCAGGACAAGCTGGCGCAGTGCTATTCCTCCCTGGGCGATTTCCTGTTTGCCAAATCCAACCTGTTTGATGTCGATATGACCGCAAAAAGCTATCAGCAGAGCATGATTGAGCTGTCTTTGGAAAACGGCAAGCTGATCGCCATCTTCAACGACATGAAGACTGCCCTGCTGACCCGCTTAAAGGGCGACCGCGGCCAGCGCGACACGCGGCGCAGCCTGCAGTACTACTTTGTCGCGCAGGATATCCACGAGCGCGCGGATTCCTCACATATTGACTATCAGAAGCTGGCGAAAATCTTTGAGCACAGCGACATCCTGTTCCGCTTTCAGCGCATTCTGTCCATTCAGGGCAAGGCCTGCAAGGATCTCAGCAGCAGCATCATGCAGCGCAAGCCGTATCATCACAGCAAGCGCTTCAAGCATGCCTTTGAAAACCTGCGGCTGTCTTTGGAAAAACTGCGCGCTGAACAGCAGTACGATCAGGTCTGGGTCAATTCATTATTTTCGCTGTATCAGAATTTGAAAGCCATTGATTCGCAGCTGCGCAACGTTGAAACCGAGCGCCACATGAATTTCGACAAAGCCAAGCATATAGAGCATCAGCTGAAAGATGACGACCTGAAAGGCTGGGACGATATCGTGATCCGCGTCAAGCAGCATTTAACGCCGGAGTCTGTGCTGTTCCGGCATGCCGTGCGCGTCTCGCTGGTGCTGTTTATCGGCTATATTTTTGTGCAGGTGACCAATATCCAGTACGGCTACTGGATTCTGCTGACCGCGCTGTTTGTCAGCCAGCCGAATTTCAACGCCACCAAGCGGCGCCTGTATCTGCGCATTGTCGGCACCTTAATCGGCATTATTTTGGGCTATGCGGTTCTGTATTTCATTCCGTCCATCGAGGGCCAGCTGCTGCTGCTGATCCTCAGCGGCGTGCTGTTTTTTGAACTGCGCAGCAAGCAGTATGCGCAGGCCACCGCTTTCATCACGATTTTAGCGCTGATCAACTTCAATCTGGACGGCATGGGCTTTGCCGCCGCCATGCCGCGCATGATTGACACCTTAATCGGCTGCGCGCTGGCATGGTTCGGCGTCAGCTTTATTTTTCCGGACTGGAAATTCCGCCGCCTGCCGCGCACCATCAAGCGCTCGCTGCAGGCGCAGTGCAGCTATCTGAGCGAAGTGGTGGAGCAGTATAAGAACGGCCGCAACAACGGCCTGAATTACCGCGTGGTGCGGCGCGCCGCCCATAATACCGATGCCGATGTCGCCTCGCTGATTTCAACTTTAGCCACCGAGCCGGATTTTGACCCCGCGCAGAAAGCCCAGGCGTTTGAGTTCCTGTGCCTCAACCACACCTTCATCAGCTATATCGCAGCCTTGGGCGCGCACCGCGGAAAAATTCAGGATCAGGAAGTCCTCACCCTGCTGGACAAAGCGCTGGATGACATTCAAGGCGCGCTGCTCAGGGATGAAGTTCCGGATCTGACTGCGCAGAATATGCTGCAGACCATCCGCCAGCGCTTATCGCAGAATAATGATGAAGATCAGAAGGCATTGATTATCCTGCAGCAGCTGTCGCTGATGTTCAGCATTTTGCAGCAGCTGAGCCGCTTAAAGCAGAATTTAAGCCATGACCATGACCAGCATGCGACAGAATTGGCTTCATTATAA
- a CDS encoding YcxB family protein: protein MTAKNLYAYTLQPVAYEVSEEEQRHAQLVLSRSNYKIGKKAWLIMGAIIALALLGIILIKNYSTIFCWVAIACVVIYFLARKFGIEWYVKRKLKETPVQEIKGIRLGVQPHGISMQQQMGMQMGNMTVGWKDIYEWYNTPEFILVNFKIKGQQGAYILPKRLDSKNFPFSTIRKHLTETVGEPKSV, encoded by the coding sequence ATGACCGCAAAAAATTTATACGCCTATACCCTGCAGCCAGTAGCTTATGAAGTTTCTGAAGAAGAACAGCGCCATGCCCAGCTTGTGCTGTCGCGCAGCAACTATAAAATCGGCAAAAAAGCCTGGCTGATTATGGGCGCAATTATTGCCCTGGCCCTGCTGGGAATTATCCTGATTAAGAACTATTCCACTATTTTCTGCTGGGTAGCGATTGCCTGCGTGGTCATCTATTTCCTTGCCCGCAAGTTCGGCATTGAGTGGTATGTAAAGCGCAAATTAAAAGAAACCCCTGTGCAGGAAATCAAAGGCATCCGCCTGGGCGTGCAGCCGCACGGCATTTCCATGCAGCAGCAGATGGGCATGCAAATGGGCAATATGACCGTGGGCTGGAAAGACATCTACGAATGGTACAACACGCCGGAATTCATTCTGGTCAACTTCAAGATTAAGGGCCAGCAAGGCGCCTACATTCTGCCTAAGCGCCTGGACAGCAAGAATTTCCCTTTCAGCACCATCCGCAAGCATTTGACTGAAACTGTCGGCGAGCCGAAATCGGTTTAA